TTTGCGAGTTTCTGCAAAATCCTGCGCTACGGTAGAGTCTGACGACCATGATAACATTACGTGAGGCGTAACAACAAAATGTACGGCAGCAATCTCCAGCTCATCAGTTTCCAACCCCGTGGGATTTAATTTAAACAAGCGTAAATAGAAGAAATGTGGATAGCGGTCAAACGCGGCTCGAGTATGGCCCTCACCTATAGGGGGCAGCAATACATTAAGGGCTTTTAGCCGGATATCTAATTCTTGATGAGATGGTGAATCCATGTGAATCCAACGGATTGGAGGAGTTATGTCTTTAAATGTGGTGTCTTGGATCCCCATATGCCACCTCCTACCACAGGGTGCCCTCTTCCTTCAATAATCATTCATAAAGTGAATAACGGAAGAGGATAAGGCAGGAGACAATTGGTAGGATGACCAATGTCGATAATTGACATCAAACTCAAGCCCACATTATAATACATTGTCACTAGTTTTCAAACAATTATGGCGCTCATTAAGCTTTCGAAACTTAATGGGCTAAAAAAACGACTTATGCGGTGATAGACGGTTGAGGCAGGAGCGGATAACAACATGATTTCACCAGAACTCGAACTGCAAGATCCCCTTCATGGGAATCAACCGGTACTGGAAAGAAAGCGTAGTGCTTCTCGCGAATGGAGAGCATTTTGGAAAAATCCGCTTGCCCGTTTTGGCGTAGGTGGACTCCTTTTTCTTGTGTTGTTTACATTCGTTGGGCCTCTTTTTTATCATGCCAGTGCCTATCAACCCAATCTTCTCAGCACATTACAGCCTCCTAGCGCCAAATTCCCTCTCGGCACCGATAGTTTAGGGCGGGATTACTTAGCGCGAATGATGCTGGGCGGACAATTGTCGCTAGAAGTTGGTTTTGCTGCAGCCTTAATGACAACTATCATTGGAGTCATATACGGCTTAACGGCAGGTTTGATCGGCGGCGCTGTGGATTCGTTGATGATGCGTCTTGTCGATATTTTTATTGCTATTCCTAGTCTTTTCTTATTACTCTTTGTAGATTCTGTATTTCGTCCGAGCGCCATTCTCCTCGTTATTATTATCGCCGTATTGTCGTGGTTCGGCGTAGCACGTTTAGTGCGTTCTGAAGTCCTATCCCTCAAACGGCGTGATTATGTCGAAGCTGCTCGGGCATTAGGAGCTACAAACTGGCGGATTATGATTAAACATCTATTGCCCAATGTCATGGGAGTTGTGATTGTAAACGCAACCTTCCAGGTCGCCGATGCCATTCTCACAGTGGCCGCTTTAAGCTTCTTGGGTCTTGGGCTTCCCCCGCCGACACCAAACTGGGGGGAAATGTTGTCGTCAAGCATGTCATACATGTTCCAAAATGCATGGTGGCTAATCTATCCTCCCGGCTTGGCAATTCTCTTGGTCGAACTATCAGTAAACTTTATTGGCGATGCATTACGGCAAGCATTTGATCCCCGCTTGCGGAAGTCCAGTTAGGAGGGCGACACGCGATGTTAAAATACATCTTTCGGCGCGTACTTCAGGCGATTCCCTCCCTTTTGGGTATTACGATAATTGGATTTTTCTTGGTTCACATTGTTCCGGGTGGACCAGCACAAGCCATGCTGGGACCGCGCGCCACCCCGGCTCGAATCGCTCAAGTGAACCAAGAATTTGGCCTTAATAAACCCTTACCTGTTCAGTATATTCAATGGTTAGGGCAATTATTACACGGCAATCTGGGTACATCTTACTTTTACAATGAAACGGTGTGGCACTTGATCGCCGTGAATATGCCACGAACGTTGTCCATTGTGGGATTGGGTGTTTTGATTGCCCATATTCTGTCCATCCTTTTGGGCAGTCTACAGGCGTACTATCATGACACCAAGTTTGATTATATTATGACGTCATTAACCTATTTCTTTTATTCCATGCCAATCTTTTGGTTGGGCATCATGATTATCATGTTGTTCTCAATCACACTGAATTGGTTTCCCAGCGGAGGACTCTCTAATCCGTTGAATCCCAATCCAGGATTTGGCTCGTGGGTTGCCCATACAACATTGCCGGTACTCACGATCGTTTTAACCACCGTGGCAGGTTGGGGCCGTTATATGCGCACCGCTATGAGCGAGAATCTCATTCAGGATTATGTACGGACAGCACGTGCCAAAGGCATAAAGGAATCTGTCGTCGTGCTTAAACACGCTTTGCGTAATTCGGTGTTGCCATTAATCACCCTATTGGGATTTGCGCTGCCTAATCTGTTTTCCGGTGCATTACTGGTCGAAGTGATTTTTAATTATCCGGGCATGGGCTTATTGTTCTGGGATGCAGCCAACCAACGAGACTATCCGGTAATTTTGGGAATCGTCGTGATTACTGGGTTTTTAACCATTCTCGGAAACCTCCTGGCCGACTTACTTTACGGCCTCGTGGATCCGCGTATTCAATATAACTAGGCCAGTTTCTTTCCAACAACGTCCAAGCAGACTTGGCACTATCTGCTTGGACGTTGTGCTCTCTGTGAACAAACAATTCGCCCTTTACTGGCAAGCTCCCCTCTATCTCTCATGCTAATTTCATAAATCCATCCAAATGTGGTTGACAAGATATGCTCGATGCCGTTAGCAACAAGTTGGTCTGGTAATAACTCATACAGTTTTTTTGCGGGATTTAGGGCCATGGGACAATCGGACAAATGGTTGAACGAATGAATCACCACCGGTAAGCCATCACGAGATCGCTCTCTCATAAAATCCAGCAAACAATCACTCACACTTTGACCCGTATCTCCTTGTTCCAATGCTAAATAAATGACAACAGCATCTTTCACCGAGACAGCACAGGGATTTGCACTCGCACTACGAATCGCTGGTACCGCTGGCACTGCCGAAAACTCTTGGGTGTAAAAATATAACGCCTTCACTGTGATATTCTCCTTGTCCAACTCTCCAAATTTTGTTGCGTCTCTTTGGTATAATACTAAAACATGAAGAAAGGACACATGGCAGATCATTCTATGCGGAAAAGAATACGGCAATGGATAGGACTTTTAGCCAGCCTGATGGTGTTAGCCGGGTGTGGGACCAAAGTCAGTCTCCCCCACCCGAGAATCTTTAATCGTCCACAAATTGTCTTGGGATTCCCCCGGTTTGGACTTAATCCTTTCCAAAGTGCTGGACCACCACATGATTGGATTATGAGCGTCATGTATGACAGTCTGGTCAAAATTCGGCCAAACGGTAACATTGTTCCTGATATTGCGAATAAGTGGCAGATTAAAGACCATTATACTGTTTACATTTTTCATTTGAATCCGCACGCCAAGTGGTGGAACGGGCGGCCAATAAGCGTTCATGATGTTGCCTGGTCTTATTGGCTCTACGCCAATCCCAAGGCTCCCATTCCCGCTTCCCAATCCCTGGTTTCACTTATTCGCGATGTGCGCATTATTAACGCCAGCACCATTGAGATCCGATTAAGACATCCTGACCCCAGCTTTTTGGCCGATGTTGCGGGGACAGGCAGCGGGCACTGGATCCTACCGGCATTCATGGTACACAATGTTCCGATTAACAAATTAGCATCGTCGCCCGTTTTTAATAAAATCCCTGACATGATGGGTTCAGGACCCTATCGGCCGGTTATGGCCTATAATGGCGGAATCAAATGGATCGCCAATCCTCATTATTTTTTAGGGGCACCGAAGACACATGCATTAATTACCACGTGGGATAATTCCCCAACTCCCGATATTAATTGGACGTCACAGACAATTGAAGGACAGCCTCGTGTTCTCTATTATCAGGGACCTGAG
The Sulfobacillus thermosulfidooxidans DNA segment above includes these coding regions:
- a CDS encoding ABC transporter permease, with protein sequence MLKYIFRRVLQAIPSLLGITIIGFFLVHIVPGGPAQAMLGPRATPARIAQVNQEFGLNKPLPVQYIQWLGQLLHGNLGTSYFYNETVWHLIAVNMPRTLSIVGLGVLIAHILSILLGSLQAYYHDTKFDYIMTSLTYFFYSMPIFWLGIMIIMLFSITLNWFPSGGLSNPLNPNPGFGSWVAHTTLPVLTIVLTTVAGWGRYMRTAMSENLIQDYVRTARAKGIKESVVVLKHALRNSVLPLITLLGFALPNLFSGALLVEVIFNYPGMGLLFWDAANQRDYPVILGIVVITGFLTILGNLLADLLYGLVDPRIQYN
- a CDS encoding threonyl-tRNA synthetase editing domain-containing protein: MKALYFYTQEFSAVPAVPAIRSASANPCAVSVKDAVVIYLALEQGDTGQSVSDCLLDFMRERSRDGLPVVIHSFNHLSDCPMALNPAKKLYELLPDQLVANGIEHILSTTFGWIYEISMRDRGELASKGRIVCSQRAQRPSR
- a CDS encoding ABC transporter permease, with amino-acid sequence MISPELELQDPLHGNQPVLERKRSASREWRAFWKNPLARFGVGGLLFLVLFTFVGPLFYHASAYQPNLLSTLQPPSAKFPLGTDSLGRDYLARMMLGGQLSLEVGFAAALMTTIIGVIYGLTAGLIGGAVDSLMMRLVDIFIAIPSLFLLLFVDSVFRPSAILLVIIIAVLSWFGVARLVRSEVLSLKRRDYVEAARALGATNWRIMIKHLLPNVMGVVIVNATFQVADAILTVAALSFLGLGLPPPTPNWGEMLSSSMSYMFQNAWWLIYPPGLAILLVELSVNFIGDALRQAFDPRLRKSS
- a CDS encoding ABC transporter substrate-binding protein, which codes for MADHSMRKRIRQWIGLLASLMVLAGCGTKVSLPHPRIFNRPQIVLGFPRFGLNPFQSAGPPHDWIMSVMYDSLVKIRPNGNIVPDIANKWQIKDHYTVYIFHLNPHAKWWNGRPISVHDVAWSYWLYANPKAPIPASQSLVSLIRDVRIINASTIEIRLRHPDPSFLADVAGTGSGHWILPAFMVHNVPINKLASSPVFNKIPDMMGSGPYRPVMAYNGGIKWIANPHYFLGAPKTHALITTWDNSPTPDINWTSQTIEGQPRVLYYQGPEYYMLLYNMQQMPAALGKALPELINRLALARAEAEPFVPAYEPLVPGSPYHVSQPQVNPHAILVQAGYKEIHGEWSLPHHSPISLTVLTGNSPTAMLLGTAIHHQLALNGIANHVVTTADLTSLLSRHAFTVAVIERRAYPYPLLSQEYGPMGPLNYGEYRNVMFRQSLKHILNAPTLTTSTQNALGVLLQSPPGVFLLWRQHQVFVNTEVQGFEINVFDPLSSIRYWSVHQSRTTNNP